The genomic region ccttcaagaccatttctctgatggagtaacgccagccactctgaaagtttatgtggcagccatttcagctaaccacgtatatatagatggtgcttcagtgggccgtcattcgctggtctctcgttttatacagggtgcgcgacagctgaggcctttccgccctgtgcgagttccttcatgggttttatccattgtgttgcaaggtttatcagggcatccgtttgagccccttgaaactataccggataaaatcctgaatttaaagacagttcttcttgtggctttatcctccctcaagaaagttggggatttacaggctctttctgtttcaccctcgtgcatggattttgcaccaggctctgtgaaagtattgctgcgaccgaggcctaattatgtccctaaggtcgcttcgaagccttttcactttcaacaagtggtcttggaggctttaccccctgcagaggcggggtcaggagatctgagtctttgccctgtcagagcgctgaagacttatgttgatcgaacagccccatggcgtgagtctgaccagctgtttgtctgtttcggacacaagaatagaggccatgctgtcacaaagcaacGTATGTCCCATTGgttggtggaggcaatatctttagcctatgaggcgcgcggactcgcttcgcccttaggagttagagctcattccacaagagcagtggcttcttcaaagtcaaagtcaaagtcacctttatttatatagcgctttaaactaaatacattgcgtcaaagcaactgaacaacattcattaggaaaaccgtgtcaataatgcaaaaatgattgttaaaggcagttcatcattggattcagttatgtcatctctgttcagttaaatagtgtctgtgcatttatttgccatcaagtcaacgatatcgctgtagatgaagtgtccccaactaagcaaggcagaggcgacagcggcaaggaaccgaaactccatcggtgacggaattgagaaaaaaaccttgggagaaaccagattCAAATATTGTttgacaaatattagtgtagatgccattcttctaatgatgtagcaagtacatagggtgttatgggaagtgtttccgtttccggtttacctaattaatgcagcctaaaaatcctttaacggatttggatattaaaagcatcttagtacgttatgtgtatgccaggttaaagagatgggtctttaatctagatttaaaatgcaagaatgtgtctgcctgccgtctgatcccccgttaagcccaggacgggctcctgatcctccgttaagcccaggacgggctcctgatcccccgttaagcccaggacgggctcctgatcccccgttaagcccaggacgggctcctgatccccagttaagcccaggaagggctccagccccagagttcgctccagtgcctgctcctccgaaattcccaccctcccacccactcctgcctcctcctccgctgtcgtctggcagcccctctgctcgccctcagcctaccatcattgtggtgcgagctcagggGGACTGCGATCCTCCAGcgccgccttggtcggcgtctccctcacctccgcctccagcctctgaggcctggtctccgcctcggcccgttgacccatcggctccaccatggctcctagctccttcctctccgccgtggccccgCAGTCCACATGCTcggcctggctccctcgtccctccggctccgccttggtctggcgtcgtccatcctatgccttgggactccactcctccggcttcgcctcatccctccgtccctccggctccgtcaggctccttcatcccctcggctacacctcagtcctctgtcactctggcctcaccgcggccttccggatccaccacgccgcgtcagtcaccagagccatctgttccgcctaggacctccggcgcctccctgtcaccctggctctttggctctccgtctccgcctcgggctcctcctccacttgctccgttgccgtgggtcgagtccctggagtcggcaaccattcctcctccatggctccttccaccgtcggccacaccttgggccgttatggctgtggcctgggccctGCGGGGTGCCTCCTGCTCCAgatccctcctgtctcctccctggctcctccctccgtcgtctcctccctggctcctccctccctgctggccccctcctgggagtccgtcctccaccggaacctcctcccaagttcccacccacgcctccctctgttttttctacggtgcgaggacgcacctaccgggaggggggagtaatgttacatatctggactcagtttgtgtgtttttgcccctgtgacccagtttctgtcttccgtgtctggtttgattagtttccaggtgtgtctcttcatttccccatgtgttccatgtccctgttaatttagtcatgccatccacatgtgtttccccaattatcccttctacttaatccTTGTCCTTTGAGTTCAGTGTTGTCGGGTCTACTAACTAACCAGTGACTATCCACTTACGTGTGTCTACCTCTGTGCTCCATGTGTTGGATATAATAAAAGCCTTATTTCGTgtatcctcggctccgtgttccttccggcagcgtaaacggtaacagtaataaccaataataatacaaGTACCAAAATAGATTTGATACCCTCTGATACAGTCTTTTTATTTAAGTTCTATTCTGCATCTtttctacattttctttatttactcTAAAATAAATCTCGGTATGCATTTACTAAACTATATTATTCACACAAGAATGCTCCACAATGacaacaattcaataataataattattattattattatttcataaatatttttcttgagttttaatattattatgattattattattgactttttatttagaatcattaatatatttatagtgAATTATTACACCATTGTAGTCAAATGTTCTTAGTGCTACATCTtataattgcaataataataaatataatgtttaatatattattgtctgcttattattatcatcattattatattacgtttttatttctaacatttttatgttatttatatataatgatttactgtAACACTACAGACAAACAGAACTACAACttataattatagtaataaaatacaaataaattctaaaataatttatattattataaataataattaaaaaatgcttgTTGTTGTTAGAGTTAGGGGCAgggttataataatatatattattataggaAATGCTCTTAAAGCTTTCTTTGATACTGATGTTCTTTAAAACTATAAACAAAAGTCTTCGTTCCCCATCAGCTGTTCCTCGTTCATTATGTGCTGACTCTAATAAAGCGAATCTGTTTTCCCACAGTGTCTTGATGTCTCATGAGAATGTGGAGCTGGTGTTCAGTGACGCAGAACGCTTGCCAGAAGCCTTCAGAAAAAGCAAGAAGGGAAGCATCTACCTGACACCTTACAGGGTACGTACTGTATGTAACGCAAGAGGAGTTCGATAATCATCTTATCTTTGAGTGATGATGATGTTAAGGACAGGGTCTCGTCTGTCTCCTGATTGCTCTTGTTCAGTGGTTTGTAAATAAACATGCTCATCATCTGTGGTTGGATGTTTAGATGATCTTCTTGACTAAAGGGAAGGACCCTCTGCAGTCGTTCATGATGCCGTTTTATCTTCTGAAGGCCTGTGAGGTCAAACAGCTGGTGCTCGGCGCCAACTACATCAACGGCATGATCAGCGCCGAGCCTGGAGGTAAAACACCGAACATAAGAGCGATGAGGCAATAAACCAAAACCACTtgttgttaaatatattaattagcaGGGTACAAATAATGCATACAAAAAGACAAATTACTGAAAATGATAATTGTGTCTGGTCACTTTTTTGTAATTCTTCAACAGATGTATATTgacatataaacacatttttattttaatctataatttgattaattaatatcTTTGAATTGTTTATTTTGGAACTTTTTTCAGTGAATCATGCAAATAATTGCAACTGATTCAATAAGTTCATGTAATTCATTCGAAACAGTTGACAggcctttatatcaaacattgtTGGtgttaatataattatacatacaatacgtaatatgtgaccctgggccacaaaaccagtcataagggtcaatttctagaaattgagattcatacatcatctgaaagctgaataaataagcttttattGATGTATGGGTTTGTAagggaggacaatatttggcagagagaATCCGGAATcttagggtgcaaaaaaatctaaatgttgtgGATataatctttaaagttgtccaaatcaaGTTCTTAGctgtgcatattactaatcaaaaaataagtttcaATATATTTACGGAaagaagttaaaaaaatatttccatggaacatgatctttacttcatATCCTAATGGtttctggcataaaagaaaaatcaataattttgtcccattcaatgttttttggctattgctacaaatataccccagactTTCAGACTgctgcatttatataatattatgcaACATTTGCTCCGACACGGGTCTACCTGCCCGAGGTCAGTTAATCAACTTCGTTTAACTTCCATAACCAGGTCCATCCTGTTAACTatgcccacatggaaagaacctatatgtggatatatgcgcatatatgaaacctatatgcagtgtatatgcacatatatgctgcatagattgcacatatatgataatatatatgctgtatatatgcgcatatatgctgcatgcgtatatatgccacatataggcaaaattgaggtgcatatatgtgcatatacaggaaatataggtctcctgtatttcTTCtttatatccacatataagccctatacatacaagatatgtcttctatatagttaatggcaggatctggtcattttgtagctcatatcccatttttgactggCATACATGATGcttagctcatattttctattatcaaggcaaaaactaagaattaacgaaaaaaaatatccaagaacttatgtatgtgcgaacatgtgaaattggtatcacatgtaattggcatgttatggaatttaactatggcaatatattaacatgatatacagagccgggaCAGTAAGTCAaaacaattttgagggatctttaCTTTACtcagtatcatttttggggagtactcatgactttactcaactacatttgagaggcaaatattactccgctacatttctatccataaccgtaagcacccgttacttcttcggccccgtccacatggAGACGGACCCCCGAacttttttccctcgtctcaagaaatatccgcgtccacacgaaaaagatgtagtatacatgccagaccagcatgtggcgctgtaattctgccacagagatacacttaaatcggagaagaagacatggatttgctgcgcgtggtacacaaacaaacatggaacaatacgtttattaatccgtgttaatgttagcgttcagtgtttgttcatgtttttgttgctgttacgtgatgtagtggtgtttgtagtgatggcaaaatgagGCTTCCTGAACCACTGAGACCTCGCAGCCCATTGCTTCGAGTAAGGTTCATTACTCGAAGCTTCATTCATTATTGCTCACTAGTGACACCTAGCTACTGTGCAAAGAAATAgcagaccaataaaaaaatactgaatcaATGACCTGACCAGACATTTGTCCATTGCCTGGGTATCAGATAAaatatgtttctctctctctgtctgaatgTACTTGTGCAGAGACAACTGTCACACACAgttcattcattattcataaattgtttggatAGTGACAGTAGGAACAACAAAAGTGAGACTGTGTTGAGTGTAGTTCTTATGGTGGAGGGAGAATAACGCAAATTGCAACAGAAAAGTGTGGGGTGGGAAAggttaagtagtagtagtagtagtatacttTATTGTCCTCGAGAGGAAAATTGTTTTGGACTACAAAATTGCTGCATGTTCTACATACAATCTACATAGAATAGACAAgtaaaaaaagataaacaatataaaagataaaatagaaAGAAACCCTTAAGATAAACATCTGTTAAACAGGCACACAGATACAGGAACAAAGGAGTTCTTTTATCGATTTAGCTTTCACCCCGGGACTCTGTATCTTCTGCCAGAGGGAAGCAGTTCATATTGTGAGTTTAAAAAATGACTCTGATCGCCAATGATCCTTTCCACCTGGTTAAAAATACCTTCCTCAAATAAATCCTGGAGATTACAATCTCTCTCATGCCCGACAATTTTAGATGCTGTCAATATCAGGTGCATCAACTTAGATTTAAGCTTCACTAAAAGATTACCAAACCATACTGTGATCCCATACCTAACAatactttctaaaacattttattttattatcggTCGTTGTTCATTCTCGATTGCTGCATCTAATCTGAATGAAGAGCGTTGGTTGTTGCCACTCAACTGTTACTCAACACTCAAACAGTCGCTTAAATCTTTGAAAAGAAAAGCAAATCAAATGCGGACGCCCTTTACTACACATTCTGTCGAATGCATGACGAacgtagaaaataaaaaatagctgaaaaagtCAAAAATGTAGTTGAGTTCGTATCTTCGTcacatttgaagaaatgtagcattccatcagtgaatgggtgccgtcagaacgagagtcccaactgctaaaaaaaaaacatcacgaTAATCCTCAAGTACATTTTCAGTCAAGTCATTTTTCatatttaggtgaactattcctctaacttttacatttacatgctACTGTACAAGTCTGTTTGATACAACAGTTCTggttcttgattctgattggacgGGCTGTTACTCTGCTGTTGATTCCACTTTGGCTTCTTTTGCAATCATTTTTATTGCAGGAGCAAAAACCAAGTCATCAAATCAACTGAGCATGGTCTACAACCACCTTCATGAACACTACATGATGTATATCTGATGTATTCTGCAGCAGTGTGTTCTAATCCTGGCATCTCTGTCTCTGTAGCATGCAGCTGTTAGATTAAAGATGCACTTTAACCTTACGTGCACCTTCAGTCTCTCGGACAGAGTTTGTGGATTCTTTTTTcccttaatttatttaattatacatttaatcagttaCGCGTGGTCTTGACTGTATCGTGTTAttcaaagtgtattttattaaagtaaaCCTGTACAGGTGGAACAATGCATTTCATTTATGGACGTCTTTTGTCTTCATTATTCCTGATGTACATGATGATCAGGGTTCCGAAAGCAGACAAATGTCAAGATGAGTTCACATTCTTCAGTAAAAGTCTCTCAGGAAGTTCAAAATCATGTCAGTATTCCCAAAGAATGTGCTTTTCCAGCCCTGATGTCTTGTGCAAGTTAAAATATTCAAACAATCTCCCAATATTATTCTATGTTTTACTAGTTAGTGCATGAAGTCAGCTCAAAGAAGTGAGCTCAGAGAATTATGAGAATTACCGCCATTTCATAGAATTATGATCCCATAATCAGATATAACTCACACAGTGTTCAAACTTTCACTGGCTCTTTATAGAAAGGCTATGTTCAGAATAGCGTACTAATAATATATCTGTAGCATGCATGACTTATACTGTGCAGAGTGTGCAATGTAGTGCTATGGAAGccctaaaaaattaaataaaaatgtattgcaactttttatctcacaattctgtctgtttacttaataTTTCACACggtttcttgcaattctgaaaaaaacaaacattcaatGAATAAAGagtttgttgcattttttttctttttcttgcaattgtgagatttTGTCtcaattgtgagtaaaaaagtaagaattgtgaaaaaaaaatgcacaacctCTCTATCTCTCTAAAATACTGCTAAAACTGATACAGTAgaaatacatacaaaaacaaaCCACTGTAATGATAATCCTACAgcacagagaaacagaaaaacatGATTCTCAACATTTTAAAGTAGAGCGATGATCATATCCCAAATATTAAAGCTCAAAATATGTAATTTCCatagtaaaaaacatattttacagtcacCATTATGCAGATTgatcataaacacagctaaaaGCTTCCTACCAGTGGTTGTCcttcataaaacataaaatctaCCACAGTTTTATTATAGGTAGAAtgcaaaatatgtaaatgtaatgtaaatgtaatttatgcaatatttcaaaCCTTTTCCCACAGGAGAAAAATCAAACTGCAACAGTTAAAATCAGCCCAATTCCATGCAAATATGAGGATTTGGCAACCCTGCATCCAACACGAGCTGCATCCATGATTTAATACTCCACATCCCtgatttgtgaaaaatatattcaatattagAACGTTTGTAGGCGATCACCCTAGaatgtgtgaaatatatttagaaatcatttttttaaattgtcacaatatttcatatttttgatcatgagacttctttcaaaacattattttaaaacactCATATGTGACccgagcacaaaaccagtctttaaTCGCAATAGTGCAAAAATACAtgttatgggtcaaaatgatcgatttttctttaatgtaaaaaaacaattatgataAAGTAaacatcatgttccatgaagatattcagtacatttcctactgtaaatatatcataatttaatttttgattaggaatatgcattgctaagaattacaTTTGGAAGCTTTCAatactctcagattccagattttcaaatagctttatctcggccaaatattctCCTATCCGAACAAACCATTCATCaaaggaaagattatttattcagcttttgtaGGGTgtataaatctaaaaaaagacccttttgactggttttgtggtccatggtcatatatatatatatatatatatatatatatatatatatatatgagcatcTGCATTTGTGCTTGCATTAAGTATATTTCCTTCTCTTTGGCAGTTCTCCACAGACCAACCCGAACCATCCCAGACTGAGATCTCTGATCAGATCTCACCACCGCTCAGAAACACCAGGAGTACATGATGGCATAAACAGGCCACACGTCTCAGGTCCAGCTACAGTAGAGatgttgattaaatatgtttaagcTTGCGGTTCACAGAGTGTGATGGTGACACCCTCCCCGATCCAGCAGGCCGGGAGCAGAGCTTGTGTAAAGGCGCAGTGGAAGGCGTGCAGCCGGATCTGTCCCTCGGCGTAGTACGTCAGCGTCCCGGCCTCGTAGTCCAGCAGTATCCCGATGCGCAGCGGCTGAGCGTTCGGCTGCAGCTGACCGGCGACGGACTCCTTGCATCCGGCGTGCCACGCGCTCAGCTGCCGCTCGTCCAGCTGGAGGCTCCACGACAGATCGTTCATCCCCACCATGCAGCGCTTGCCCTTCTCCTTGCGCGGGATGTTCGGGTACGTCACGCCCACATAGGCCCAGGGTTTGGACACCTCCAGCTCCCAGTAGTGCTGGCCGTGAGTGAAGCTCTGGAAACACAACACCTGCCAGGTGTGGTCGAAGCGGGACTCATCAGCCAGGACGGGGCGGGGCCCGGAGATCAGATGCTCCGCCCTCCTGTTGCTTTGGGTGAGCCGTAGGTGAGCGTTGGCGGTGCGTGGGTCAAAGGTCAGGTTGCAGCGGTCTGGATGAAGAGAAGAATTACATAAGAGACTGAGAATAATGAAGAACTGTAGTATTGTGTGATGTGATGCGAGCGTACATGCGTTCAGTCCCTCTCTCTCGGCTGGATTCGATGGTGTCGCAGGACTGGGGACAACAGCCAGAACTGGCTTCTTAGCTTGAGGAGAGCCTGCGAGAACGACAGAGAAAACCATCCTGAACAGACATCGATAAAACaggatttcaagaaaaaaaaaaaaaagatttaaataatcattatttagTAATGATTATGACTGGctgaataaaatacaaatacatttaatatattaaattttaatttatattcaaataaatcaaTACTGATAAATACATAATTCatcttttatatataaacacatttattaaaaattactttgAAAATTGTCACAACAAGGACcattattttttcagtattttcccATCATGGCTTTTTCAATATATGCTTATATATATGttgttattgatcaaataaataaataatactgtgatatgcTGAATTGCTGAACAGATATGAATAAAACTGTacttttagacaaaaaaaaaaaatctaatcataaACTCTGTTTTAAAATCTtgataattaaaacattatttaa from Carassius carassius chromosome 40, fCarCar2.1, whole genome shotgun sequence harbors:
- the wbp2 gene encoding WW domain-binding protein 2, producing MSHENVELVFSDAERLPEAFRKSKKGSIYLTPYRMIFLTKGKDPLQSFMMPFYLLKACEVKQLVLGANYINGMISAEPGGKTPNIRAMRQ